In Bifidobacterium actinocoloniiforme DSM 22766, a genomic segment contains:
- a CDS encoding family 78 glycoside hydrolase catalytic domain produces MGFTFQINNDVTFNHDERLLAKAEALRPKLRTGTMEPVGEGTLTANSESLGGVTVTTDTSTARQSKPMKRRNSLILDFGDHMVGHFSIHIESVGSPMDAPLTLRLKFAELPVELSQESSTYDGWLSKSWIQEETIHLDTLPVDLEMPRRYSFRYAEIKVVDTSPKWQAVFSDARVQTVSAVESMPRETVSDDPEIQRIYQVGCKTLQDCMQEVFEDGPKRDRRLWTGDLRLQALADYVTFNDTTLIKRCLYLFAGMNTTDGRISANVFVDPNTPDDTFLFDYGLFFISTLSDLMNHEQDMEVLHDLYPIAKKQMDVDLDLVGDDGELKLGDTPVFVDWSNDFDKTTAIHGILVYALRQFIDLTVKAGEDAQPYEAKLSALVQYAQDHLFDKERGLFASGPEHEFNIASQTWMVLARVLDNQGNHDLMTAAVRELFPVTGIATPYMYHHIVEALFIAGLKEEAIKLLKSYWGKMITLGADTYWEAFDPDQPEYSPYGSTLINSYCHAWSCTPVYLIKKYLPMGR; encoded by the coding sequence ATGGGATTCACGTTCCAGATCAACAACGACGTCACATTCAATCACGACGAGCGTCTGCTCGCCAAGGCCGAGGCACTGCGCCCCAAGCTCCGTACCGGCACCATGGAACCGGTAGGCGAAGGCACCTTGACCGCCAACTCCGAATCATTGGGCGGGGTGACCGTGACAACGGACACCTCCACAGCCAGACAATCCAAGCCCATGAAGCGAAGGAATTCGCTGATCCTGGACTTCGGCGACCATATGGTCGGACACTTCTCCATCCACATCGAGTCGGTCGGCTCCCCCATGGACGCACCTTTGACCCTGCGCCTCAAATTCGCCGAGCTCCCCGTTGAGCTCTCCCAGGAAAGCTCAACCTACGACGGCTGGCTGAGCAAGTCCTGGATCCAGGAGGAAACCATCCACCTGGACACCCTTCCCGTCGACCTCGAAATGCCCAGACGATACAGCTTCCGTTATGCGGAGATCAAGGTGGTCGACACCTCCCCCAAGTGGCAAGCCGTTTTCAGCGATGCCAGGGTGCAGACCGTCAGCGCCGTCGAATCCATGCCCCGGGAAACCGTAAGTGACGACCCGGAAATCCAGAGAATCTACCAGGTTGGCTGCAAAACCCTCCAGGACTGCATGCAGGAGGTCTTCGAGGACGGCCCCAAACGCGATCGCAGGCTGTGGACCGGCGATCTGCGCCTCCAGGCCCTGGCCGACTATGTCACCTTCAACGACACCACCCTGATCAAGCGCTGCCTCTACCTTTTCGCCGGCATGAACACCACGGATGGACGCATCTCGGCCAACGTCTTCGTCGACCCCAACACCCCTGATGACACCTTCCTTTTCGACTATGGTCTCTTCTTCATCTCCACCCTGAGCGACCTCATGAACCATGAGCAGGACATGGAGGTGCTCCACGATCTGTATCCGATCGCCAAGAAACAGATGGATGTGGATCTGGATCTGGTAGGCGATGATGGTGAACTCAAGCTTGGCGACACCCCGGTCTTCGTGGACTGGTCCAATGATTTCGATAAGACCACGGCCATCCACGGGATCCTGGTCTATGCGCTCCGCCAGTTCATCGACCTTACCGTCAAGGCCGGCGAGGACGCACAGCCCTACGAAGCCAAGTTGTCCGCCCTGGTCCAGTACGCCCAGGACCACCTCTTCGACAAGGAGAGGGGACTCTTCGCCTCCGGCCCCGAGCACGAATTCAACATCGCCAGCCAGACCTGGATGGTCCTGGCCCGGGTCCTGGACAACCAGGGTAACCACGACCTCATGACCGCAGCGGTGCGCGAACTCTTCCCGGTCACCGGCATCGCCACACCCTATATGTACCACCATATCGTCGAGGCGCTCTTCATCGCGGGTCTCAAGGAGGAGGCCATCAAGCTCCTGAAGTCCTACTGGGGCAAGATGATCACCCTGGGCGCCGACACCTACTGGGAGGCCTTCGACCCCGACCAGCCGGAGTACTCC